In Aestuariibaculum lutulentum, one DNA window encodes the following:
- the pdhA gene encoding pyruvate dehydrogenase (acetyl-transferring) E1 component subunit alpha — MQKITKEVYLKWYEDMLFWRKFEDKLAAVYIQQKVRGFLHLYNGQEAVLAGALHAMDLTKDKMITAYRNHVQPIGMGVDPKRVMAELYGKGTGTSQGLGGSMHIFSKEHRFYGGHGIVGGQIPLGAGIAFGDKYHGSDAVTLCCFGDGAARQGSLHETFNLAMLWNLPVVFVCENNGYAMGTSVERTANHTDVWKLGLGYDMPSAPVDGMNPIKVAEAFDEAIQRARKGGGPTFLELKTYRYRGHSMSDAQHYRTKDEVEEYKKIDPITQVLDVILAEGYATEEEIKVIDKRVKDRVSECEKFAEESPWPEKSVMYDVVYEQEDYPFIQHKL; from the coding sequence ATGCAAAAAATCACAAAAGAGGTTTACCTCAAATGGTATGAAGACATGTTGTTCTGGAGAAAGTTTGAAGATAAACTAGCTGCAGTTTACATACAACAAAAAGTAAGAGGATTTCTTCACTTATACAATGGTCAAGAAGCAGTGTTAGCAGGAGCTTTACACGCTATGGATTTGACAAAAGATAAAATGATTACTGCTTATAGAAATCACGTTCAACCAATAGGTATGGGAGTAGATCCTAAACGTGTTATGGCAGAGTTATATGGTAAAGGAACCGGAACATCTCAAGGTTTAGGAGGTTCTATGCACATATTTTCTAAAGAACACCGTTTTTATGGTGGTCACGGTATCGTAGGAGGACAAATTCCATTAGGAGCAGGTATTGCTTTTGGAGATAAATATCACGGAAGTGATGCTGTAACACTTTGTTGTTTTGGTGATGGTGCTGCTCGTCAGGGATCACTTCACGAAACATTCAACTTAGCGATGCTTTGGAATTTACCAGTGGTATTCGTTTGTGAAAACAACGGATATGCTATGGGTACTTCAGTAGAGCGTACAGCAAACCATACCGATGTTTGGAAATTAGGTTTAGGTTATGACATGCCTAGTGCTCCGGTTGATGGAATGAATCCTATCAAGGTAGCTGAAGCATTCGATGAGGCAATTCAACGTGCTCGTAAAGGTGGAGGGCCGACGTTCTTAGAGCTTAAAACATACCGTTATAGAGGTCACTCTATGAGTGATGCTCAGCACTACAGAACTAAAGATGAAGTAGAAGAGTACAAAAAAATAGATCCTATTACTCAGGTATTAGATGTTATCCTTGCTGAAGGATATGCTACCGAAGAGGAAATTAAGGTTATCGATAAGCGTGTTAAAGATCGTGTTTCTGAATGTGAGAAATTCGCAGAAGAGTCTCCATGGCCAGAAAAGAGCGTGATGTACGATGTAGTTTACGAACAAGAAGATTATCCATTTATTCAACATAAATTATAA